The Flavobacterium psychrophilum genome includes a region encoding these proteins:
- a CDS encoding AAA family ATPase, whose protein sequence is MESIQAIKQRFEIIGNNPKLNRAVEKAIQVAPTDISVLVTGESGVGKESIPKIIHALSHRKHGKYIAVNCGAIPEGTIDSELFGHEKGAFTGATSTREGYFEVADGGTIFLDEVGELPLTTQVRLLRVLENGEFIKVGSSQVQKTNVRIVAATNVNMFDAIEKGKFREDLYYRLSTVEIMLPPLRERKEDIHLLFRKFSSDFAHKYKMPPIKLDDDAVTLLQKFRWGGNIRQLRNVAEQISVLEANRNITLASLRSYLPEEGSNLPAVVRDKKPESDFSTEREILYKVLFDMKSDLNDLKKLTMELMQNGNTTKVQESNKGLIQKIYGSQNGSHDDFEDLPRTEVLAPQKVARPEPPVIEHEEEEDDDNYLFAETVEEEETLRLDEKEIELIKKALERNKGKRKAAADELGISERTLYRKIKQYDL, encoded by the coding sequence ATGGAAAGCATACAAGCCATAAAACAGCGATTCGAGATTATAGGGAACAACCCTAAGCTTAACCGTGCCGTAGAAAAAGCCATACAGGTTGCCCCTACCGATATTTCGGTATTGGTTACCGGAGAAAGCGGTGTAGGTAAAGAAAGTATTCCCAAAATTATCCATGCACTTTCGCACAGAAAGCATGGCAAGTATATAGCTGTTAACTGTGGCGCAATTCCCGAAGGAACTATTGACAGTGAGCTTTTCGGACACGAAAAGGGTGCTTTTACCGGCGCAACATCAACCCGTGAAGGTTACTTTGAAGTAGCCGACGGCGGTACCATTTTTCTTGATGAAGTAGGCGAATTGCCACTTACCACCCAGGTACGACTATTGCGTGTACTTGAAAATGGTGAGTTTATAAAAGTAGGTTCATCTCAGGTGCAAAAAACAAATGTGCGCATTGTAGCAGCTACAAACGTAAATATGTTTGACGCCATAGAAAAAGGAAAATTCAGGGAAGATCTTTACTATCGTTTAAGCACTGTAGAGATTATGCTCCCGCCATTACGCGAAAGAAAAGAAGACATTCATTTATTATTCAGGAAGTTTTCATCAGATTTTGCGCATAAATATAAAATGCCACCTATTAAGCTTGATGATGATGCTGTAACGTTGTTGCAAAAATTCCGCTGGGGCGGAAATATTCGTCAACTTCGTAATGTAGCGGAGCAAATTAGTGTTTTAGAGGCTAACAGGAATATCACACTAGCTTCCCTTCGCTCCTATTTACCTGAAGAAGGCAGTAACCTTCCGGCAGTAGTAAGGGATAAAAAACCGGAAAGTGACTTTTCTACCGAAAGGGAAATATTATACAAGGTGCTTTTTGACATGAAAAGTGACCTTAACGACCTGAAAAAGCTTACAATGGAACTGATGCAAAATGGCAACACGACCAAAGTACAGGAAAGCAACAAAGGGCTCATCCAAAAGATATATGGCTCGCAGAATGGAAGTCATGACGATTTTGAAGACCTGCCACGTACCGAAGTATTAGCTCCTCAAAAAGTAGCGCGCCCTGAACCTCCGGTTATTGAACACGAAGAAGAAGAGGATGATGATAATTATCTTTTTGCTGAAACGGTTGAGGAAGAAGAAACACTTCGTTTGGACGAAAAAGAAATAGAGCTTATTAAAAAAGCACTGGAACGTAATAAAGGAAAGCGTAAAGCTGCTGCCGATGAACTTGGAATATCCGAAAGGACTTTGTACAGAAAAATTAAACAATACGATTTATAG
- a CDS encoding preprotein translocase subunit SecG produces MLNFSIFLILITIVSFLLVVVIMVQNPKGGGLSSSIGGSQMMGGVQKTTDFLDKSTWTLATILVALILLSSLSFSSLGDNDSFIDESAVPAAAPATPAATTPANGTAAPAAQPATTPVTPAPAAQPQN; encoded by the coding sequence ATGCTTAACTTTTCAATTTTTCTGATACTTATAACGATAGTAAGCTTTTTGCTTGTAGTGGTAATTATGGTTCAAAACCCTAAAGGTGGAGGTCTATCTTCAAGCATTGGCGGATCCCAAATGATGGGCGGCGTTCAAAAAACAACTGATTTCCTTGACAAGAGTACATGGACACTTGCTACTATATTGGTTGCACTTATCCTTTTATCAAGCCTTAGCTTCTCTTCGTTAGGAGACAATGATTCATTTATTGATGAGTCTGCAGTACCTGCAGCGGCTCCCGCTACACCGGCAGCAACAACTCCTGCAAACGGTACGGCTGCTCCGGCAGCACAGCCAGCAACGACACCGGTAACTCCGGCTCCTGCGGCACAACCACAAAATTAA
- a CDS encoding molecular chaperone GroES — translation MALNIKPLSDRVLIEPVAAETQTASGIFIPDTAKEKPQKGIVVAVGNGTKDHDMTVKVGDTVLYGKYAGTELKFEGKDYLIMKEEEIFAII, via the coding sequence ATGGCTTTAAACATTAAACCTCTTTCAGACCGTGTACTTATTGAGCCGGTAGCTGCAGAAACACAGACTGCATCCGGAATATTTATTCCTGATACTGCTAAAGAAAAACCGCAAAAAGGTATTGTAGTAGCTGTTGGCAATGGCACAAAAGACCATGACATGACCGTTAAAGTAGGTGACACTGTTTTATATGGTAAATATGCTGGTACTGAATTAAAATTTGAAGGTAAAGATTACCTTATCATGAAGGAAGAAGAAATCTTCGCTATCATCTAA
- the groEL gene encoding molecular chaperone GroEL (60 kDa chaperone family; promotes refolding of misfolded polypeptides especially under stressful conditions; forms two stacked rings of heptamers to form a barrel-shaped 14mer; ends can be capped by GroES; misfolded proteins enter the barrel where they are refolded when GroES binds; many bacteria have multiple copies of the groEL gene which are active under different environmental conditions; the B.japonicum protein in this cluster is expressed constitutively; in Rhodobacter, Corynebacterium and Rhizobium this protein is essential for growth), translating into MAKEIKFDIEARDGLKRGVDALANAVKVTLGPKGRNVIISKSFGGPTVTKDGVSVAKEIELADTLENMGAQMVKEVASKTNDLAGDGTTTATVLAQAIVKEGLKNVAAGANPMDLKRGIDKAVEAIVADLSKQAKVVGSDSEKIKQIASISANNDETIGELIATAFGKVGKEGVITVEEAKGTDTYVDVVEGMQFDRGYLSAYFVTNSEKMEAELDRPYILLYDKKVSSMKDLLPVLEPVAQSGKPLLIIAEDVDGEALATLVVNKLRGALKIAAVKAPGFGDRRKALLEDIAILTGGTVIAEERGYTLENATLDMLGTCEKVVIDKDNTTIVNGAGQPEDIKNRVNQIKAQMETTTSDYDKEKLQERLAKLAGGVAVLYVGAASEVEMKEKKDRVDDALHATRAAVEEGIVAGGGVALLRAKAVLSSINAENADEATGIQIVSRAVESPLRTIVENAGLEGSVVVAKVAEGTGDFGYNAKTDEYVDMLAAGIIDPKKVTRVALENAASVAGMILTTECALIDIKEDNPGGGMPMGGGMPGMM; encoded by the coding sequence ATGGCTAAAGAAATAAAATTTGATATTGAAGCACGTGACGGTTTAAAACGTGGTGTTGACGCATTAGCTAATGCAGTAAAAGTAACTCTAGGCCCTAAAGGCCGTAATGTAATCATCAGCAAATCTTTCGGTGGACCTACAGTAACTAAAGATGGTGTATCTGTAGCTAAAGAAATTGAACTTGCTGACACTCTTGAAAACATGGGTGCGCAAATGGTTAAAGAAGTTGCTTCTAAAACTAACGACCTTGCAGGTGATGGTACTACTACAGCTACTGTACTTGCTCAGGCTATCGTTAAAGAAGGCCTTAAGAACGTAGCAGCGGGTGCAAACCCAATGGATCTTAAGCGTGGTATAGACAAAGCTGTTGAAGCTATCGTAGCAGACCTTTCTAAACAAGCTAAAGTGGTAGGTTCAGACAGTGAAAAAATCAAACAGATCGCTTCTATCTCTGCTAACAACGACGAAACTATTGGCGAACTAATCGCTACTGCTTTTGGTAAAGTTGGTAAAGAAGGTGTAATTACTGTTGAAGAAGCTAAAGGAACTGACACTTACGTTGACGTTGTAGAAGGTATGCAGTTTGACAGAGGTTACCTTTCTGCTTACTTTGTAACGAATTCAGAAAAAATGGAGGCTGAACTTGACAGACCTTACATTTTATTATATGATAAAAAAGTGTCTTCAATGAAAGACCTTCTTCCGGTACTTGAGCCTGTTGCTCAGTCTGGAAAACCATTATTAATCATCGCTGAAGATGTAGATGGTGAAGCTCTTGCAACACTTGTTGTAAATAAACTTAGAGGTGCGCTTAAAATTGCTGCTGTTAAAGCTCCCGGCTTTGGTGACAGACGAAAAGCACTTCTTGAAGATATCGCGATACTAACGGGTGGTACCGTGATTGCTGAAGAAAGAGGTTATACTCTTGAAAATGCAACTCTAGACATGCTTGGTACTTGTGAGAAAGTTGTTATTGATAAAGACAATACGACTATCGTTAACGGTGCGGGTCAGCCTGAAGATATTAAAAACCGTGTTAACCAGATTAAAGCTCAGATGGAAACTACTACATCTGACTATGATAAAGAAAAACTTCAGGAGAGACTTGCTAAACTTGCAGGTGGTGTAGCTGTACTTTACGTTGGTGCTGCATCTGAAGTTGAAATGAAAGAGAAAAAAGACCGTGTTGACGATGCACTTCACGCTACAAGAGCAGCTGTTGAAGAAGGTATTGTTGCTGGTGGTGGTGTTGCTTTACTAAGAGCTAAAGCGGTATTATCATCAATAAATGCAGAGAACGCTGACGAAGCTACAGGTATCCAGATCGTTTCACGCGCTGTGGAATCTCCACTAAGAACTATCGTTGAAAACGCAGGCCTTGAAGGATCTGTAGTTGTTGCGAAAGTTGCTGAAGGTACAGGAGATTTTGGTTACAATGCTAAAACAGACGAGTATGTAGACATGCTTGCCGCAGGTATTATCGACCCTAAGAAAGTTACACGTGTAGCTCTTGAAAATGCTGCATCGGTAGCAGGTATGATACTTACTACAGAATGTGCACTTATAGACATTAAAGAAGATAACCCAGGTGGCGGTATGCCAATGGGCGGCGGTATGCCGGGAATGATGTAA
- a CDS encoding metal transporter, with product MKKLIMIMLVTLVGLSVQAQDKKDVKKNKNAKYEIAVNGNCGICKKRIETAAYSVKGVKSAQWHQDHHDMHLIIDETKCNLDDVHAAVAKAGHDTDKMKASDADYEKLHHCCQYERL from the coding sequence ATGAAAAAACTAATTATGATCATGCTTGTTACGCTGGTAGGTTTATCGGTGCAGGCACAGGACAAAAAAGACGTAAAAAAGAACAAAAATGCGAAATACGAAATTGCTGTAAACGGCAACTGTGGCATCTGTAAAAAAAGAATTGAGACAGCTGCTTACAGCGTTAAGGGGGTTAAATCTGCACAATGGCACCAGGATCATCACGATATGCATTTAATTATAGATGAAACTAAATGTAATCTTGATGATGTACACGCTGCTGTTGCAAAAGCAGGGCATGACACTGACAAAATGAAAGCGAGTGATGCTGACTATGAAAAGCTTCACCACTGCTGCCAATATGAGCGACTATAA
- a CDS encoding TonB-dependent receptor: MASPQFINHKLKPAESSELKEVVVDKTRRSLERSQVSAANVSTMGHKELLKAACCNIAESFETNPSIDVNFSDALTGSKQIKMLGLTSPYLMIAEENIPSVRGASQAYGLSFVPGTWVESIQITKGAGPVVNGYESISGQINYELLKPINDIPFFLNAYGSTDSRFELNTHFNKKISDKWSSSLFVHGNTRVSKNDMNDDGFLDNPLAKQINVMNRWQYTDAEKGWVSFINLRYMRDEKQTGELDFDPDKDKFTTNHWGSEINTDKLDVSAKVGYVFPEMPFQSIGLQTSYNWHKQDSYFGFKTYDIDQKSFYSNLIFNSIINNTLNKFATGINFTYDKYGEFVNTIDYSRIDNSIGAFFEYTYDNTNDFSIVLGGRFDVHNRLGAFVTPRMHLRYNPWEKGTFRASAGRGKRAANIFAENQSLFGSSRSLNVINGGGKVYGLDPEIAWNYGVSFVQGFTLFGKNTEFVVDFYRTDFQNQAVVDLFASPQQALFYNLDGKSYANSLQLELNYEITHHFNVRTAYKYYDIKTQYSTGMQERPLQAKHRFFTNLAYETHIVDGGRQWKFDFTYNWMGKQRLPYTGSNPVNEQMGNYSPSFSLMNAQVTRTFSSVFEAYVGAENLGNYQQKKAILGTDDPFGQYFDSSIIYAPIFGQMYYAGIRFKIK; encoded by the coding sequence GTGGCATCACCACAGTTTATAAACCACAAACTGAAACCTGCAGAAAGCAGCGAACTTAAAGAGGTCGTGGTAGATAAAACCCGAAGAAGCCTCGAAAGAAGCCAGGTTTCGGCTGCTAACGTCAGCACAATGGGGCATAAAGAGTTGCTTAAGGCAGCCTGCTGTAATATTGCAGAAAGCTTTGAAACCAATCCCTCAATTGATGTAAATTTCTCTGATGCCTTAACAGGCAGCAAGCAAATTAAGATGTTGGGGCTTACGAGTCCGTACCTTATGATCGCTGAAGAAAACATACCTTCTGTGCGTGGAGCTTCTCAGGCGTATGGTTTGTCATTCGTGCCGGGAACTTGGGTAGAAAGCATACAGATAACAAAAGGGGCAGGGCCTGTAGTAAATGGCTATGAGAGTATCTCGGGCCAGATAAACTATGAGCTTTTAAAACCTATAAATGATATTCCTTTCTTTTTAAATGCTTACGGATCTACCGACAGCCGTTTTGAGCTGAATACTCATTTCAATAAAAAGATTTCGGATAAATGGAGCAGCAGCCTTTTTGTTCATGGTAATACCAGGGTTAGTAAAAATGATATGAACGATGACGGATTCCTTGATAATCCACTGGCTAAGCAAATTAATGTAATGAACCGCTGGCAGTATACAGATGCCGAGAAAGGATGGGTAAGTTTTATCAACCTGCGTTACATGCGTGACGAGAAACAAACCGGTGAATTGGATTTTGATCCGGATAAGGATAAATTCACAACCAATCACTGGGGGTCAGAGATCAATACCGATAAGCTTGATGTGTCTGCTAAAGTAGGGTATGTATTTCCCGAAATGCCTTTTCAGAGTATAGGGCTTCAAACATCATACAACTGGCACAAACAGGATTCTTATTTTGGTTTCAAAACGTACGATATCGACCAGAAAAGCTTCTACTCTAATTTAATATTCAATTCGATTATTAATAACACGCTTAATAAGTTTGCCACGGGTATTAACTTTACCTATGATAAGTATGGCGAATTCGTTAATACAATAGATTATAGCAGAATAGATAACTCAATTGGCGCGTTTTTTGAATACACATACGATAATACAAACGATTTCAGTATAGTACTTGGCGGACGTTTTGACGTGCATAACCGTCTGGGTGCGTTCGTAACACCAAGGATGCACCTGCGTTACAATCCGTGGGAAAAAGGTACGTTTAGAGCTTCTGCCGGAAGAGGTAAAAGGGCAGCGAACATTTTTGCTGAAAACCAGTCGCTTTTTGGAAGCTCACGTTCACTTAATGTTATTAACGGTGGTGGTAAAGTGTACGGACTTGATCCTGAAATTGCGTGGAACTATGGCGTAAGCTTTGTGCAGGGCTTTACCCTGTTTGGAAAAAACACAGAGTTTGTTGTAGATTTCTACAGGACAGACTTCCAAAACCAGGCGGTGGTAGACTTGTTTGCTTCTCCACAACAAGCGTTGTTCTATAACCTTGATGGTAAGTCATATGCTAACAGCCTTCAACTGGAGCTGAATTATGAAATTACGCACCATTTTAATGTGCGTACAGCTTATAAATACTACGATATTAAAACACAGTACAGCACAGGGATGCAAGAAAGACCATTACAGGCAAAGCACAGGTTCTTTACAAACCTGGCATACGAGACTCATATTGTTGATGGCGGCAGGCAGTGGAAATTTGACTTTACCTATAACTGGATGGGCAAACAGCGTTTACCGTATACAGGTAGTAACCCTGTTAACGAGCAAATGGGCAATTATTCGCCGTCTTTCTCGTTAATGAATGCACAGGTAACCCGTACATTTTCAAGTGTATTTGAGGCTTACGTAGGAGCAGAGAATCTAGGTAATTATCAGCAGAAAAAAGCTATTTTAGGTACAGATGATCCGTTTGGCCAGTATTTTGATAGTTCTATTATATATGCGCCAATTTTTGGGCAGATGTATTATGCCGGTATCCGATTTAAAATTAAATAA
- a CDS encoding histidine kinase: MTFEELQPKVIDILNHDNVLREDKLLQLCHLLSDNIDYYDWVGFYFRNGEKEELVLGPYVGEPTDHTVIPFGKGICGQVAVSNQNFVVPDVTAQDNYIACSLTVKSEIVVPLFVNGENIGQIDIDSEVIDAFSERDERFLEFVNQEVAKLF; the protein is encoded by the coding sequence ATGACGTTTGAAGAATTACAACCGAAAGTTATCGACATATTAAATCACGATAATGTGTTAAGGGAAGACAAACTTTTACAGCTTTGCCATTTGCTTAGCGATAATATTGATTATTACGACTGGGTAGGCTTTTATTTTCGCAATGGCGAAAAAGAAGAGCTTGTATTAGGACCCTATGTTGGCGAGCCTACAGATCATACTGTTATTCCGTTTGGAAAAGGCATTTGCGGACAGGTAGCTGTTTCTAACCAAAACTTTGTAGTGCCAGATGTTACAGCACAGGACAATTATATTGCCTGCAGCCTTACAGTAAAATCTGAAATTGTTGTTCCGTTATTTGTTAACGGAGAAAACATTGGCCAGATAGATATCGACTCTGAAGTTATTGATGCTTTCTCTGAGCGTGATGAGCGTTTCCTTGAGTTTGTAAACCAGGAGGTAGCAAAACTTTTTTAA
- a CDS encoding alpha-mannosidase yields MKQLFYLLAFYFCINTAVNAQDKTPVDYVNPYIGNISHLLVPTYPTIHLPNSMLRVYPERENFTGNEIYGLPVIVTSHRGSSAFNLSPFQGKEQDMKPVISYGYDNEIIKPYYYQADLDDYGITVKYAPSQQSALYYIDFSKNEIPYLVVNSRNGQIQAKGNIISGFQNLDNNTRVYVYMETDAQPLTSGILSNGNINTSKTSAEGKDAAAVLKYALGTKQIKVRYGISFISADQAKANLKREITDYNLEALTQKGRDIWNATLGKIKVEGTSDIDKTVFYTSLYRTYERMICISEDGRYFSAFDGKVHSDNGTPFYTDDWIWDTFRATHPLRIIIEPKKESDMINSYIRMAEQMDNHWMPTFPEVTGDSRRMNSNHGVAIVADAYAKGLRSFNLEKAYDYCKAGITEKTLAPWSGKKAGTLDAFYKKEGYFPALPAGAPDPVPEVHSWEKRQPIAVTLGTVYDEWCLGKIAGYLGRKNDEKYFLDRSLNYHKVFNPDTKFFHPKDAEGKFIQPFDYRYSSGIGAREAYDENNGYVYRWDVIHNVSDLVSMIGGKQQFIDGLEDMYNTPLGKGRPDFYHQFGDHTGNVGQFSMGNEPSMHIPYLYNYAGQPWRTQKRVRSLMKQWFRNDLMGIPGDEDGGGLTSFVVFSHLGFYPITPGLPMYVIGSPFFSKASITLSNGKTFEVICHNYVPENKYIQSATLNGTPLNKSWFSHDDLMKGGKLEFEMGSHPNKNWAAGEKAIPPSFEMP; encoded by the coding sequence ATGAAGCAATTATTCTACTTACTGGCCTTTTACTTTTGTATAAATACAGCCGTTAATGCTCAGGATAAAACTCCTGTTGATTATGTAAACCCATACATTGGTAACATAAGCCACTTGCTGGTACCCACCTACCCTACTATACATTTACCCAACAGCATGCTACGGGTGTATCCCGAAAGGGAAAACTTTACAGGAAACGAAATTTACGGCCTGCCGGTTATAGTTACCAGCCACCGAGGATCGTCTGCGTTTAATCTTAGTCCGTTTCAGGGAAAAGAGCAGGATATGAAACCTGTAATAAGCTACGGATACGATAACGAAATTATCAAGCCCTACTATTACCAGGCCGACCTTGATGATTATGGTATTACTGTAAAATATGCGCCGTCGCAGCAATCGGCGCTGTATTATATCGACTTCTCTAAAAATGAAATTCCTTACCTGGTAGTAAATTCACGCAATGGGCAGATTCAGGCAAAAGGCAATATTATAAGCGGCTTTCAGAACCTTGATAACAACACAAGGGTTTATGTTTATATGGAAACCGATGCACAGCCTCTTACATCGGGAATTTTATCTAACGGAAATATAAATACCTCAAAAACATCTGCCGAAGGCAAAGACGCCGCCGCAGTGCTAAAATATGCATTAGGCACAAAACAAATAAAGGTTCGCTACGGCATTTCGTTTATCAGTGCAGATCAGGCGAAAGCAAATCTAAAAAGAGAAATTACCGATTACAACCTTGAAGCACTTACGCAAAAAGGCAGGGACATCTGGAATGCAACACTGGGTAAAATTAAAGTAGAGGGCACAAGCGATATCGATAAAACTGTTTTTTATACCTCGCTATACAGAACATACGAAAGGATGATATGTATATCTGAAGATGGCAGGTATTTTAGCGCGTTTGATGGCAAAGTGCATAGCGACAACGGAACGCCTTTTTATACTGATGACTGGATTTGGGATACGTTTCGTGCTACGCATCCGCTAAGGATAATCATTGAGCCAAAAAAAGAAAGCGATATGATTAATTCGTACATAAGGATGGCAGAACAAATGGATAATCATTGGATGCCTACTTTCCCTGAAGTTACAGGCGACAGCCGCCGCATGAATTCTAATCATGGTGTGGCTATTGTTGCCGATGCTTATGCCAAAGGACTCCGCAGTTTTAATCTTGAAAAAGCATATGACTATTGCAAAGCAGGCATAACCGAAAAAACACTTGCTCCCTGGTCGGGTAAAAAAGCAGGAACACTGGATGCTTTCTACAAAAAAGAAGGATATTTTCCTGCGCTGCCGGCAGGTGCACCAGATCCTGTTCCCGAAGTTCACTCATGGGAGAAACGCCAGCCTATAGCCGTTACACTTGGAACGGTGTATGATGAATGGTGCCTTGGTAAGATTGCGGGGTATCTGGGCAGGAAAAATGATGAGAAGTATTTTCTTGACCGAAGCCTTAATTACCACAAAGTATTTAATCCGGACACAAAATTCTTTCACCCAAAAGATGCAGAAGGCAAATTCATACAACCTTTTGATTACAGATACTCCAGTGGTATTGGTGCACGGGAAGCCTACGACGAAAACAACGGCTACGTATACCGCTGGGATGTGATACACAATGTTAGCGATCTGGTAAGTATGATTGGCGGTAAACAACAGTTTATAGATGGCCTTGAAGATATGTACAACACCCCATTAGGCAAAGGCCGCCCGGATTTTTACCATCAGTTTGGCGACCATACGGGAAATGTGGGTCAGTTTTCTATGGGTAACGAACCCAGTATGCATATTCCGTATTTATATAACTATGCCGGGCAGCCGTGGCGAACCCAAAAAAGAGTGCGTAGCCTAATGAAACAATGGTTTAGAAATGACCTGATGGGAATACCGGGCGATGAAGATGGCGGCGGACTTACATCATTTGTTGTGTTCTCCCATCTTGGCTTTTATCCGATAACACCAGGCTTACCGATGTACGTAATAGGCAGTCCGTTTTTTAGCAAAGCATCTATCACTTTAAGTAACGGCAAAACCTTCGAGGTTATATGTCATAATTATGTTCCTGAGAATAAATACATACAGTCGGCAACGTTAAACGGCACACCCTTAAACAAATCGTGGTTTAGCCATGATGACCTGATGAAAGGCGGTAAACTGGAGTTTGAGATGGGCAGTCATCCTAACAAAAACTGGGCTGCCGGGGAAAAGGCAATTCCGCCATCGTTTGAGATGCCTTAG
- a CDS encoding 30S ribosomal protein S15: MYLTKEVKAEIFAKHGKAATNTGSAEGQIALFTFRINHLTEHLKKNRHDYNTERSLVMLVGKRRSLLDYLKKKEINRYREIIKELNIRK; this comes from the coding sequence ATGTACTTAACTAAAGAAGTTAAAGCGGAAATTTTCGCAAAACACGGAAAAGCAGCAACTAACACCGGTTCTGCTGAAGGACAAATCGCGTTATTCACATTCAGAATTAACCACCTTACTGAGCACCTTAAAAAAAATCGTCACGATTATAATACAGAGCGCTCTCTAGTAATGCTGGTAGGTAAAAGAAGAAGTCTTCTTGATTACCTTAAGAAGAAAGAGATTAACAGATACCGTGAGATTATCAAAGAATTAAACATCAGAAAATAA